A region from the Variovorax paradoxus genome encodes:
- a CDS encoding SDR family NAD(P)-dependent oxidoreductase has product MSFDPVSRLDGKVAVITGGLGAIGYATAVRLAALGATCVLLHRKGDDAAARAAALPSAHGQRHAAIRADIVDTPSLQAAAAEVKATHGRCDILVNSAGHTQPVPAGDLDALTDELIDELLRANFRGVFATIRAFAPMLKDGGDGLIANISSIAGFTGVGSNLAYVAAKAGLDVVGDALAKALAPAVRVVSVSPGAVESGFVPGRGAEFANKMASTTPLGRIGKPDDVAATVEALATTMRFVTGTRIVVDGGRHL; this is encoded by the coding sequence CGTCATCACCGGCGGCCTTGGCGCCATCGGCTATGCCACGGCGGTGCGTCTTGCCGCACTCGGCGCCACCTGCGTGCTCCTGCACCGCAAGGGCGACGATGCGGCTGCCCGCGCGGCCGCCCTGCCCTCTGCCCATGGACAGCGCCACGCGGCGATCCGCGCCGACATCGTCGACACGCCAAGCCTGCAGGCCGCGGCCGCCGAGGTGAAGGCCACGCACGGGCGCTGCGACATCCTGGTCAACAGCGCGGGGCACACGCAGCCCGTTCCCGCCGGCGACCTCGATGCCTTGACCGACGAGCTCATCGACGAACTGCTGCGCGCCAACTTCCGCGGCGTGTTCGCGACCATCCGCGCCTTCGCGCCAATGCTGAAGGACGGCGGCGACGGGCTCATCGCCAACATCTCGTCGATCGCGGGCTTCACCGGCGTGGGCAGCAATCTCGCGTACGTGGCGGCCAAGGCCGGGCTCGACGTGGTGGGCGATGCGCTCGCCAAGGCGCTGGCGCCGGCGGTGCGGGTGGTGTCGGTGTCGCCGGGCGCGGTCGAATCGGGCTTCGTGCCGGGCCGCGGCGCGGAGTTTGCCAACAAGATGGCGAGCACCACGCCGCTCGGGCGCATCGGCAAACCCGACGACGTGGCCGCCACGGTCGAGGCGCTCGCGACGACGATGCGCTTCGTCACCGGCACGCGCATCGTGGTCGATGGAGGGCGCCACCTGTGA